In Bradyrhizobium sp. 200, the sequence TTGCCGACCGGCCCGATCTTCCCTGGCTGACCTGGGTGGCGCTCGGCGCCTGTCACGCGCCGCACCAGGCGCCCATCGACATCATCAAGAGCTACGACGCCAAGTTCGCCCATGGCTGGGACGTCGAGCGCGAGCAGCGGATGGCGCGGCAGAAGGCGATGGGGATCGTGCCGCAGGAGACTCGATTGCCCGCACGCAACGACGGCGTGAAGGCATGGGAAGAGCATAGTGACGACGAAAAGCGCGTCTTCACGCGCCTGCAGGCGGCGTTTGCCGGCATGCTCGATCACGCCGACCAGCATCTGGCGCGGCTGATCGGTTTTCTCGATACAGCCGGCGTCCGCGACAACACGCTGATCCTGGTGCTGTCGGACAATGGCGCGAGCCAGGAGGGCGGGCCGCTCGGCTTCGTCAATGCGATGGGGCCGTATAATTTCCGTCCCGAACCGATGGCGGAAAAGCTGCGCCGGATCGACGATATCGGCGGGCCGGACTCGCACAGCAACTTTCCGCATGGCTGGGCGATGGCGTCGAACACGCCGCTGCGCCGCTACAAGCAGAACACCCATGGCGGCGGCATCCGCGATCCCTTCGTCATGACCTGGCCGAGGAAAATCGCCGCCAAGGGCGAGGTGCGCCATCAATTCGTCCATGCCTGCGACCTGACGCCGACCTTGCTCGACCTGATCGGCATCGCGCCGCCGGCCGAAATCGGCGGCGTCGCGCAGATGCCGCTCGAAGGCGAGAGCTTTGCGCGCTCGGTCAGCGATGCATCCGCGCCGTCAAAATCCTCCCCGCAATATTTCGAGATGTTCGGCCATCGCGGCATCTGGCAGGACGGCTGGAAGGCGGTCTCCTTCCATCCCTCGGGCACGCCGTTCGAGAACGACAAATGGGAGCTGTTTCACCTGGCGCAGGATTTTTCGGAAACGGAAGATCTCGCGGCGAAGGAGCCCGAGCGGCTCGAGGCGATGATCAGGCTGTGGTGGCGCGAGGCCGAGCAGCACAATGTGCTGCCGCTCGACGACCGCTTCGGCCCGCGCTTTGCGGAAAACGCCGCGCGCTTCCACGGCGCGCGCAACAAATTCACCTTTCACGCCGGCATGGGCCACGTGCCGACCGACGTGGCGCCCGACGTCCGCAGCCGCAGCTACAGCATCGAAGCCCATGTGGAGATAGGCGAGGGGGGCGCCGAGGGTGTGCTGATCGCCCATGGTGATGCGACGTCAGGCTACAGCCTCTACATCAAGGACGGCCTCTTGGTGCACGATCTCAATATCGGCAGCGGCCATAAGATCGTGACCTCGAACCGCAAGGTGCCGTCAGGCGTGCACCGGCTCGGCGTGCATGTCGAGCGCCTCGTGCGCAAGGAGCCGCCGGCCAAGGGCTCCCGCACCGGCGTGACGGCCTACACGCTCCTGATCGACGGCGAGGCGGCAGGCGGGATCCAGACCCAGTCAGCCTTCAACAATTTCATCTCGTGGTCCGGCCTCGACATCGGCCGCGACCGCTCCAGTCCGGTCTCGCACTACGAGGCGCCGTTCGAATTCACCGGGCAGTTGTTGCGGGTGGCGGTCGACATGCATGACGACCAGAAGCTCGACGGCGAGGGGGTGGGTGCCGCGGAGATGGCAAGGCAGTAGGCCAGCGACGGCTCACGCCCTCGTTTCAAACTGCTCATCCAGCCAGTCCAGGACGCGGCTGTTGAGCAAGGAGCGGTTGCCCATCTCGCAATGCTGTCCGGCGCCCTCCGCGGCAGTGAAGCGGATCAGTGTCTTCGGGCAGGTGAGCTTGTCGTAAAATGCGCCGGCTCCAGCGCCGAGGATGTCATTCTCGGCCTGAGTGATCAACGTTGGGCACGAGATCAGTTCGGCACGATTCGTCATGGTGAAAAGTTCGGCCGATGCGAAATAAGCGCGCATATCATGGACGCCGTGAGTCCAGAAGCCGCGCTGTACGACCTTCCATCTCAGCAAAGGATTGGTTCGGATGGCGGCATCGATCTTCTCCATGATCGACTGATCGAGCGTGCCGAGGTTCATTACCGCCTCTGCCGGTACCCCGAACATGTTCATCGCTACATTGCGAAAACCGTCCGCGATACTCCATAGACCGGGATCGGCGATCAATGCCGCGATGCGTGGCTCTCCCGAAGCGCCACGGGGCGCAAGGTAGCCGCCGAGACTCCAGCCGGAAAGCGCGACGCGCTGCAGATCGACGAGCGGCAGAGTTTCGGCGAAGTCCGCCACCGCCTTGATGACGACTTCCCAGTCGTACCGCAGGGGAATACCGCGCTCATACAACATGGCGCCTTGCCCAGGGCCGTCAAAGAGAAGGCAATGATAGCCGCGTCTCAAAGCAGCTACGGCGCAAGCAAAGTAGGTATCGGTGATGGTGCCGTCGTAGCCATTGTTAAAGATAATGAGTGGGCGTGTCTCATCCTCGAAGCCTTGGGCCTTGATGAAATAGCCGGGCAACGGAGTGTCGCCGAAGGGGATCGTGACAGGAACCGTGGGATATGGGCCAAGCGACAGTCCCTTGTCGAAGGCGGCCACTTGCTGGCGAAAAGCTGCGAGGAGGCGCGGATCAACTGGCGCACCATACAATGGGCGGAAGGACGAACCGTAGAAAGCGCTGGCACGCAAATAAAGGTCTCGCGCGCTGGCAACATGCCCCTTGGCAAGCGAGGCGTCGGCCGCTGCTTTCAATCGTCCGCCAGCCGTGACCCAGGCATCATGGAATACGCTGTCGTCGCCATCACGGATGACTTCCGCTACCGCCTGGATCTCGCCAAAATCGGCTCCGCCAAAAGGAATGTAGCCAAGAGCCCAGACAAAATCGTTATGCAATTCATTGCGGAACAGAGCGACCATTGGTTTCCCCAAAACGCGGTTCAAAGACGCATCATAGGAGACGCTGGTTCGCCGCTCAACCGGTGCCGTCGCATCCCGTTTCGGAGTTGACCTATTCTACAGTCTAGGCATCCCGAAGTACCTGCTCTGCGATAAGCAGCTCGCGCAATCGGATGTCACTCGGCGGCTTGCTTGACGGAGCGTTCCGCATCCGGATGCGCCTCCTGATCGGCATCGCCCGATCTTCCCCATCGTGCAAACGCATTCGAGAGCCGGTCGAGATAGAGATAGACCACCGGCGTCGTGAACAGCGTCAGCGCCTGGCTGACGAGCAGGCCGCCGACCATCGCATAGCCGAGCGGCTGGCGGATTTCCGATCCGGTCCCGGTGCCCAGCATCAGCGGCACGCCGCCGAGCAGCGCCGCCATCGTCGTCATCATGATCGGGCGGAAGCGCAGCAGCGCCGCCTTGCGGATCGCGGCTTCGGGTTCGAGCCGTTCGTCCCGCTCGGCGGTGATGGCGAAGTCGACCATCATGATGCCGTTCTTCTTCACGATGCCGATCAGAAGCACGATGCCGATCAATGCGATCAGGCTGAAATCGAACCCGAACAGCATCAGGATCGCGAGCGCGCCGACGCCGGCCGACGGCAGCGTGGACAGGATCGTGATCGGGTGGATGTAGCTTTCGTAGAGGATGCCGAGGATCAGATACACCACGACGAGGGCTGCCAGGATCAACAGCGGCACGGTGCCGAG encodes:
- a CDS encoding alpha/beta hydrolase; its protein translation is MVALFRNELHNDFVWALGYIPFGGADFGEIQAVAEVIRDGDDSVFHDAWVTAGGRLKAAADASLAKGHVASARDLYLRASAFYGSSFRPLYGAPVDPRLLAAFRQQVAAFDKGLSLGPYPTVPVTIPFGDTPLPGYFIKAQGFEDETRPLIIFNNGYDGTITDTYFACAVAALRRGYHCLLFDGPGQGAMLYERGIPLRYDWEVVIKAVADFAETLPLVDLQRVALSGWSLGGYLAPRGASGEPRIAALIADPGLWSIADGFRNVAMNMFGVPAEAVMNLGTLDQSIMEKIDAAIRTNPLLRWKVVQRGFWTHGVHDMRAYFASAELFTMTNRAELISCPTLITQAENDILGAGAGAFYDKLTCPKTLIRFTAAEGAGQHCEMGNRSLLNSRVLDWLDEQFETRA
- a CDS encoding arylsulfatase, producing the protein MAAGSAKPFGGTIGKTVAGSKPWWPQAAKPPQGAPNILVVLFDDVGFSDFGCYGSPIRTQTIDKLAAEGLRYSGFHTTAMCSTTRAALLTGRNHHSVGVGCLANFDSGYPGYRGKIAREAGTLAEMLRPHGYRNYMVGKWHVTPLTESGATGPFDGWPLGRGFDRFYGFLDAETDQFAPELVSDNAHIDPPGTFADGYHLTSDLIDRSIRFIADHIADRPDLPWLTWVALGACHAPHQAPIDIIKSYDAKFAHGWDVEREQRMARQKAMGIVPQETRLPARNDGVKAWEEHSDDEKRVFTRLQAAFAGMLDHADQHLARLIGFLDTAGVRDNTLILVLSDNGASQEGGPLGFVNAMGPYNFRPEPMAEKLRRIDDIGGPDSHSNFPHGWAMASNTPLRRYKQNTHGGGIRDPFVMTWPRKIAAKGEVRHQFVHACDLTPTLLDLIGIAPPAEIGGVAQMPLEGESFARSVSDASAPSKSSPQYFEMFGHRGIWQDGWKAVSFHPSGTPFENDKWELFHLAQDFSETEDLAAKEPERLEAMIRLWWREAEQHNVLPLDDRFGPRFAENAARFHGARNKFTFHAGMGHVPTDVAPDVRSRSYSIEAHVEIGEGGAEGVLIAHGDATSGYSLYIKDGLLVHDLNIGSGHKIVTSNRKVPSGVHRLGVHVERLVRKEPPAKGSRTGVTAYTLLIDGEAAGGIQTQSAFNNFISWSGLDIGRDRSSPVSHYEAPFEFTGQLLRVAVDMHDDQKLDGEGVGAAEMARQ